A genomic window from Candidatus Tumulicola sp. includes:
- a CDS encoding metal ABC transporter permease, translating into MDWLLAPLQQDFMVRALIASTLIGLTCSVVGVYVVLRNLSFIGDGLAHASFAGIVIAYLLKINLYLGGLVFAVLTALGIGVVSRRAGVSVDTAIGVLFTAAFALGVLLMSRVRNYVVDLQDFLFGNVLGVDRLDIILVATLTGAVLLIVALLYKELLFASFDPAMARASGLPTGFLYYLLLGMLAVTIIVSLQAAGIVLVAALLVTPAATAYQLTDRFGPMMAASAIVGVVSAVVGLYASYYLNAASGSTIVLTATACFFLALVFSPKRRSLLTAVLEARRTSQRNRS; encoded by the coding sequence ATGGATTGGCTGCTCGCGCCGCTGCAGCAGGACTTCATGGTGCGGGCGCTCATCGCGTCCACGCTTATCGGTCTGACCTGTTCGGTGGTCGGGGTCTACGTCGTGCTGCGCAACCTTTCGTTCATCGGTGACGGCCTCGCTCACGCATCGTTCGCGGGGATCGTCATCGCGTATCTGCTCAAGATCAACCTCTATCTGGGCGGCTTGGTGTTCGCCGTGCTGACCGCGCTCGGCATCGGCGTCGTCAGCCGGCGCGCAGGCGTGTCGGTCGACACGGCCATCGGCGTGCTCTTCACCGCCGCCTTTGCGCTGGGCGTGCTGCTCATGTCGCGCGTGCGCAACTACGTGGTCGATCTGCAGGATTTTCTATTCGGGAACGTGTTGGGAGTCGATCGTCTCGACATCATCTTGGTGGCGACGCTGACTGGCGCCGTGCTGCTGATCGTGGCGCTGCTGTACAAGGAGCTGCTGTTCGCGTCCTTCGATCCGGCCATGGCGCGCGCGAGCGGTCTGCCGACGGGATTTCTTTACTACCTGCTGCTCGGGATGCTCGCCGTGACCATCATCGTATCGCTGCAGGCAGCGGGCATCGTGCTCGTCGCGGCGCTGCTCGTCACGCCTGCCGCGACCGCCTACCAGCTGACCGACCGCTTCGGCCCGATGATGGCGGCTTCCGCAATCGTCGGCGTGGTGTCCGCGGTCGTCGGTCTGTACGCATCGTACTACCTCAACGCGGCGTCCGGCTCTACCATCGTGCTCACCGCGACCGCCTGCTTTTTCCTCGCGCTCGTCTTCTCGCCCAAGCGGCGCTCGCTGTTGACCGCGGTGCTCGAAGCGCGACGCACGTCGCAAAGGAATCGCTCGTGA
- a CDS encoding transcriptional repressor encodes MTLRARGRPEFDDVYRELTRASCRVTGPRKAIVTAFAHLRRYVTPKELHDHLRSAKVRIGLATVYRTLEVLRRIGAASAAPQAHGETAYLFCAISHHHHAVCVRCGRVDDVPCRSVAGFARSLAGNLRFRLTQHKLEFFGLCARCS; translated from the coding sequence GTGACCCTCCGAGCGCGCGGCAGACCTGAGTTCGACGACGTCTACCGCGAACTGACGCGCGCCTCGTGCCGCGTCACCGGGCCGCGCAAGGCCATCGTCACCGCCTTCGCGCATTTGCGGCGCTACGTCACACCCAAAGAACTGCACGACCATCTGCGATCTGCAAAGGTGCGCATCGGGCTCGCCACGGTGTACCGGACGCTTGAGGTCCTGCGGCGGATCGGGGCCGCCAGCGCCGCGCCGCAAGCGCACGGCGAGACCGCATACCTCTTCTGCGCGATCTCACATCACCATCACGCGGTCTGCGTCCGCTGCGGACGGGTCGACGACGTTCCCTGCCGCTCGGTGGCGGGCTTCGCGCGCTCGCTGGCCGGCAATCTGCGCTTTCGTCTCACGCAGCACAAGCTGGAATTTTTCGGCCTGTGCGCGCGCTGTTCTTAA